A single genomic interval of Saccharospirillum mangrovi harbors:
- a CDS encoding TniB family NTP-binding protein — protein MLELFDLLRDKKRQYNVASCLLLTGESGSGKSAIAKHYLEKNPIVEEKDRKHIPVLHYELRTISTPQEFIRSLLIAVGDPQQGQNARNYSTLYDRLLVLLKVTGVELLILDEVQVIIERRSAKVVTGIADLFKDLIKDTQIPIVFMGMPWSSHLVDSNQQLKGRISYRFSIPPYRISSKPFRDDYRRLLMMLSNAYEFDKKIALEETSISLRIFCATSGNLRATANLFRDALIMSEMKNISVDLNLLSEVMELYGVPPEENPFLLDLEKLELRELVTHSSWNFGSKANKNSIIEAGYVVYGITKDNRVFLLTSAA, from the coding sequence ATGTTGGAACTATTCGATTTACTAAGAGACAAGAAGCGCCAATACAATGTTGCTTCATGCTTACTATTAACCGGCGAGTCCGGGAGTGGGAAAAGCGCAATCGCTAAGCACTACTTAGAGAAGAATCCCATTGTTGAAGAAAAAGATCGTAAGCATATACCCGTTCTCCACTACGAATTAAGAACAATATCTACTCCTCAAGAATTCATCCGATCACTTTTGATAGCAGTAGGAGATCCACAACAGGGTCAAAATGCAAGAAACTATTCTACGCTGTATGATCGATTGTTAGTTCTATTAAAAGTCACAGGGGTAGAGCTTCTCATTCTTGATGAAGTACAGGTAATTATTGAACGGAGAAGCGCAAAAGTAGTAACGGGTATTGCCGATCTCTTCAAAGACTTAATAAAAGACACTCAGATTCCTATAGTATTTATGGGAATGCCCTGGAGTAGTCATTTGGTGGATTCAAATCAACAACTAAAGGGTAGAATTTCATATAGGTTCTCGATTCCGCCGTATAGAATAAGTAGCAAACCATTCAGAGACGACTATCGTCGACTACTTATGATGCTATCGAACGCATATGAGTTTGATAAAAAAATTGCGTTAGAAGAAACATCAATCAGTTTAAGAATATTTTGTGCAACTTCTGGAAATCTTCGAGCAACGGCAAATTTATTTAGAGATGCATTAATAATGTCTGAGATGAAGAATATTTCAGTAGATTTGAACTTACTCTCTGAAGTAATGGAACTATATGGTGTACCACCTGAAGAAAACCCATTTCTACTAGACCTTGAGAAATTGGAACTAAGAGAATTAGTAACTCACTCGAGCTGGAACTTCGGCTCTAAAGCGAATAAAAATTCGATTATTGAAGCAGGTTATGTGGTTTATGGAATAACCAAAGACAATAGAGTCTTCTTACTAACGAGTGCGGCATGA